The DNA sequence TTGGTACACTTGTTATTGCTAATAATTTGCCGGAGTATGCTGGAAAGAATCTTCTTCATGTTTGGCTTGAGGGACACCGAGACAAAAGCTTTACACTGAAACTGTTCCCTGAGTCTTTGAAACACAGAATTGGCGACGGTTGTTTTGCCAAGTCCTCCCACTCCAGCAATGGAGAGAACCATTAGCTTCTCGTTTTGCACACATTTTCCTCTGTTTAGCAAGTCGATAACTTTCTGTGTGGGGACATCGATGCCGACGAGCTTCGCTGCGTCTTCATAGAGAGCCGGCAAGCATGGATCGATGTCTATTGTATGAGGCTGCACTACCGCAACATCAAATATATTGTACCTTTCTTTCCTTTCACAAACATCACGGATGCGCCTCTTGATCTCTTGAATGTCATCCGTGATATGATGCCGAGCCTTGGCTTTTGTCAACAAGCCGACGGTCCTGTCAAAAAACCTTCTGAAGCTGTGTGGCTTGGCACAACCAGGAGCGTTGACCCACACCACGAAAGCATCAACGCTGTCCTCAATGTCATAGGACAGCTCCTTCAAGTCCCTCACCCAGATGTTGAGAAGATCATCAATCTGCTGGGGCGGCAGCATGGACACTCGGTTGAGGGCAGCCTGCATGCTCTCCATTTCGGCTTGGAGGAACCTGACCTCCCCCCTCATCGCTTTCTGCGGTTTGTATTCGTCGGTGAGGAGCGTGGCAAGCTTGGGGAGGAGGCTGCCCAGGGCCGCCACCGCGAGCTCCATGCATGCCTTGCTCTCTTTCGCTAGTGCTAGCTAATAGGAATGGTGATATGTTGTATGGACGGAGAAGGGCATACGAGTACGACTTTGTTGCGTGGGTTGTGAAGAAGAGAAGAGTGGTACAATAATGTATGATATAGATACAGTGGTTCGAGTGTGTTTGTCTCtaaaaacaaagagagaagtattagacaacatctgATTTTGCACTGCTATTTCTGTAGATGTTAattttattaaataatttagcCCATGAAACGCCGAAAGGTAACTGAGCCAAAAAAACGTTTGATATATTTTGCAAGTGTAGGCAACGTCTTTATGGAAAGCAGATGCTCCACTGATTTGCAGTTGGCGTGCTCTTACGTGCTGTCCGTAAAGAGCAGTTCCTACAGCCACCACGGGATACtgatgctttgccgagtgtaacacccaaaaatttaaaacttttgaaataggtgaaaaataatttaa is a window from the Sorghum bicolor cultivar BTx623 chromosome 5, Sorghum_bicolor_NCBIv3, whole genome shotgun sequence genome containing:
- the LOC8071808 gene encoding putative disease resistance protein At1g50180; the protein is MELAVAALGSLLPKLATLLTDEYKPQKAMRGEVRFLQAEMESMQAALNRVSMLPPQQIDDLLNIWVRDLKELSYDIEDSVDAFVVWVNAPGCAKPHSFRRFFDRTVGLLTKAKARHHITDDIQEIKRRIRDVCERKERYNIFDVAVVQPHTIDIDPCLPALYEDAAKLVGIDVPTQKVIDLLNRGKCVQNEKLMVLSIAGVGGLGKTTVANSVFQRLREQFQCKAFVSVSLKPNMKKILSSILRQIISNNKCTNAREEDPDELIKSIWEFLVNNNCREMDPDELIKSIRQFLVDKRYMLYP